One segment of Chlorocebus sabaeus isolate Y175 chromosome 26, mChlSab1.0.hap1, whole genome shotgun sequence DNA contains the following:
- the GANC gene encoding neutral alpha-glucosidase C isoform X5: MEAAEKEEISVEDEAVDKNIFRDCNKIAFYRRQKQWLSKKSAYQALLDSVTTDEDSTRFQIINEASKPVCKVSPETTLPAASPRMQEYLRASL, translated from the exons ATGGAAGCAgctgagaaagaggaaataag cGTTGAAGATGAAGCTGtggataaaaacattttcagagacTGCAACAAGATcgcattttacag GCGTCAGAAACAGTGGCTTTCCAAGAAGTCCGCCTATCAGGCATTACTGGACTCAGTCACAACAGATGAAGACAGCACCAGGTTCCAAATCATCAATGAAGCAAGTAAG ccAGTTTGCAAGGTTTCACCAGAGACAACACTTCCAGCAGCTTCTCCAAGGATGCAGGAATATCTCCGAGCATCTCTGTGA
- the GANC gene encoding neutral alpha-glucosidase C isoform X4: MEAAEKEEISVEDEAVDKNIFRDCNKIAFYRRQKQWLSKKSAYQALLDSVTTDEDSTRFQIINEASKVRCRDQSPATLDAFKGKETTVQEEPQDLSTRQHLAQKEAEEPDKQGQITWDISNVAPKTENFEDLLEQTPCSASLQGFTRDNTSSSFSKDAGISPSISVKLPLASSSEPNENEALPNQPPSQQTRDDYHLLTSTVSAEMARKRQLIWELARQSEAHLDRLIVLGEQASTQREVASILHKKSVLAINQLAATVEGTISALQQFDELLDHSLDPGRS; this comes from the exons ATGGAAGCAgctgagaaagaggaaataag cGTTGAAGATGAAGCTGtggataaaaacattttcagagacTGCAACAAGATcgcattttacag GCGTCAGAAACAGTGGCTTTCCAAGAAGTCCGCCTATCAGGCATTACTGGACTCAGTCACAACAGATGAAGACAGCACCAGGTTCCAAATCATCAATGAAGCAAGTAAG GTCAGGTGCCGGGACCAGAGCCCAGCAACTCTGGATGCCTTCAAAGGCAAGGAAACCACAGTCCAGGAGGAGCCACAGGATCTCAGCACAAGACAGCACCTGGCTCAAAAGGAAGCTGAGGAGCCTGATAAACAAGGACAAATTACCTGGGACATCAGCAACGTAGCTCCCAAGACTGAGAACTTTGAGGACCTCTTGGAACAGACTCCATGCTCAG ccAGTTTGCAAGGTTTCACCAGAGACAACACTTCCAGCAGCTTCTCCAAGGATGCAGGAATATCTCCGAGCATCTCTGTGAAGTTACCCCTTGCCTCTTCATCTGAGCCTAATGAAAATGAGGCTTTGCCCAACCAGCCACCTTCTCAGCAGACGAGGGATGACTACCACTTGTTAACCAGTACTGTGTCTGCAGAAATGGCCAGGAAGAGGCAGCTAATTTGGGAACTGGCCAGACAATCAGAAGCACACCTGGACAGGCTAATTGTCCTTGGGGAACAGGCCAGTACCCAGCGTGAGGTTGCCAGTATTCTTCATAAAAAATCAGTGCTTGCAATAAACCAACTGGCTGCCACTGTGGAAGGGACGATTAGTGCCCTACAGCAATTTGATGAACTATTAGACCATTCTCTGGATCCCGGGAGGTCTTGA